The proteins below come from a single Streptomyces sp. M92 genomic window:
- a CDS encoding Dyp-type peroxidase translates to MPAHLRGAAPLPYAQVISLDLATGSERRADALRAAHRAVVAIDGGGVAAWLALGQGMLPPGAESPRHLKRMPSFAGDVLDLAQSHGDLLLQITGASERAAREAAEETLGALPHWNVRWRVKGDRPDNREEDGRGLARNPFHFTEGHGNPDTPLGTADRAIVTSTQSEPSWAVGGSYQVVRIIRLATDFWDRDTVHVQERIIGRRRDGRWLDGTPSTERPAFSTDPQGKITPLDAHVRRAAPDRRNPPPMVRRGYNYRGEDNDQGLIFSCFQRDLAKGFEAVQKRLEGEAMAKYLLATGGGYFFVPPPEDEWIRAIS, encoded by the coding sequence GTGCCGGCTCATCTGCGTGGAGCCGCCCCCTTGCCGTATGCGCAAGTCATCTCCCTCGACCTGGCCACAGGCAGCGAACGGCGGGCCGACGCGCTACGGGCCGCACACCGTGCCGTCGTGGCGATAGACGGCGGCGGGGTCGCCGCCTGGCTGGCGCTGGGGCAGGGCATGCTTCCACCTGGCGCGGAGAGTCCCCGGCACCTCAAGCGGATGCCGTCGTTCGCGGGTGACGTGCTGGACCTCGCCCAGTCGCACGGTGACCTGCTGCTTCAGATCACCGGAGCCTCGGAGCGTGCCGCACGGGAGGCGGCCGAGGAGACACTGGGCGCATTGCCGCACTGGAACGTGCGCTGGCGCGTGAAAGGCGATCGCCCCGACAACCGCGAGGAGGACGGCAGAGGGCTGGCACGCAACCCGTTTCACTTCACCGAAGGACACGGAAACCCCGATACTCCGCTCGGAACCGCCGACCGCGCGATCGTCACCAGCACCCAGAGCGAGCCGTCCTGGGCGGTTGGAGGAAGCTACCAGGTTGTACGGATCATCCGGCTCGCGACCGATTTCTGGGACCGGGACACCGTCCACGTGCAGGAGCGCATCATCGGCCGGCGAAGGGACGGGCGGTGGCTGGACGGAACCCCCAGCACCGAGCGGCCCGCCTTCTCGACCGATCCCCAAGGCAAGATCACACCGCTTGACGCCCACGTCCGCAGAGCGGCTCCGGACCGGCGCAACCCACCGCCCATGGTCCGGCGCGGCTACAACTACCGCGGAGAGGACAACGACCAGGGACTCATCTTCTCCTGCTTCCAGCGTGACCTGGCCAAAGGCTTCGAAGCCGTGCAGAAGCGACTGGAGGGAGAGGCCATGGCAAAGTACCTCCTCGCCACCGGCGGCGGCTACTTCTTCGTGCCGCCGCCTGAGGACGAGTGGATCCGCGCAATTTCGTGA
- a CDS encoding PIN domain nuclease: MQDRYLIDKSALARWAKPNVKEVLKPLHERYLLAVCQPTEYEMIHSARDSSEATRISTWLHAFDYLRADDHTFARALEVQRHALNAGFHRALSLPDLLIAATAELHRRTVLHYDGDFDMIASLTGQPTEWVVPPGSADR; the protein is encoded by the coding sequence ATGCAGGACCGCTACCTGATCGACAAGTCCGCCCTCGCCCGCTGGGCGAAACCGAACGTCAAGGAGGTACTCAAGCCCCTGCACGAGCGCTACCTCCTCGCCGTGTGCCAGCCCACCGAGTACGAGATGATCCACTCCGCACGGGACAGCTCAGAGGCGACCCGGATCAGCACCTGGCTCCATGCCTTCGACTACCTCCGCGCCGACGACCACACCTTCGCCCGCGCCCTGGAAGTCCAACGCCACGCTCTCAACGCAGGCTTCCACCGCGCACTGTCCCTCCCCGACCTACTGATCGCCGCTACGGCAGAACTGCACCGGCGGACAGTCCTCCACTACGACGGCGACTTCGACATGATCGCCTCCCTCACCGGCCAACCCACCGAATGGGTCGTACCGCCCGGCAGCGCCGACCGTTGA
- a CDS encoding type II toxin-antitoxin system VapB family antitoxin — MARTVIDLDEDMVTEAMRIFGTKTKAKAVRLAMEDAVKRHLRQEGFDAIEAGELDFSEIVENTGPRNADGSLKHTGDRDGGRAA, encoded by the coding sequence ATGGCCAGAACCGTCATCGACCTCGACGAAGACATGGTCACCGAGGCCATGCGCATTTTCGGCACCAAGACCAAGGCCAAAGCTGTCCGCCTCGCCATGGAAGACGCCGTCAAGCGACATCTGCGACAGGAGGGCTTCGACGCCATCGAAGCCGGCGAGCTCGACTTCAGCGAGATCGTGGAGAACACCGGCCCCCGCAACGCCGACGGCTCCCTCAAGCACACCGGCGACCGCGACGGAGGCCGGGCCGCCTGA
- a CDS encoding helix-turn-helix domain-containing protein — translation MGEKEVGIRCAHHRRLEAGVLTEIGLGADAACAYRALLKEPRAETGALAARLGWSVDRASNALDELFGLSLVRPSHEHRDSRRLVDPEVGLQALIDVQERELLRRQQILTQTKLAAENLVDEYRSASESGPVSSVRELRGIDAVQTCVEKAGHECREEIQVFVPGGAQPGDVLASSQPLDLLLLERSARVSYVYQDSIRNDRPTSEYAQWLVEQGAEVRTVPHLPLRVIIWDRRTALVPIDPAAPDAGAFLLSSPGPVAALQSLFEQVWQRAARFGEERDRERDGALADQESAVLGLLAAGLTDEVIARKLGVSVRTSRRVTAALMNRLGARSRFQLGALAAERGWLVG, via the coding sequence ATGGGTGAAAAGGAGGTCGGCATACGCTGCGCGCACCATCGACGACTGGAGGCCGGAGTGCTCACGGAGATCGGGCTCGGCGCGGACGCCGCGTGCGCGTACCGCGCTCTGCTGAAGGAGCCGCGAGCGGAGACGGGCGCGCTCGCCGCACGCCTCGGCTGGTCGGTCGACCGGGCGTCGAACGCCCTCGATGAACTCTTCGGCCTCTCTCTCGTGCGGCCCTCGCACGAGCACCGGGACAGCCGGCGGCTGGTGGATCCTGAAGTCGGACTGCAAGCTCTGATCGACGTACAGGAAAGAGAATTGCTCCGGCGGCAGCAGATTCTCACGCAGACGAAACTCGCAGCGGAGAACCTGGTCGACGAATACCGCAGTGCATCGGAGAGCGGGCCGGTGTCATCCGTGCGGGAACTGCGCGGGATCGACGCCGTGCAGACCTGCGTGGAAAAGGCGGGTCATGAGTGCCGGGAGGAGATCCAGGTGTTCGTGCCCGGTGGCGCGCAGCCCGGCGACGTCCTCGCCTCGTCCCAGCCGCTCGATCTGCTGCTCCTGGAACGGTCGGCCCGGGTCAGCTACGTCTACCAGGACAGCATCCGCAACGACCGGCCCACCAGCGAGTACGCGCAGTGGCTGGTCGAGCAGGGGGCCGAGGTCAGGACGGTTCCGCATCTGCCGCTCCGGGTGATCATCTGGGATCGGCGCACGGCGCTCGTGCCGATCGACCCGGCCGCACCGGACGCGGGAGCCTTCCTGCTGTCCAGCCCGGGGCCGGTGGCCGCGCTGCAGTCCTTGTTCGAGCAGGTGTGGCAGCGGGCAGCGCGGTTCGGCGAGGAGCGGGACCGGGAGCGGGACGGGGCGCTCGCCGACCAGGAGAGCGCGGTGCTCGGACTGCTCGCGGCCGGCCTCACCGACGAGGTGATCGCCCGCAAGCTGGGGGTGTCGGTGCGTACCAGCCGCCGGGTGACGGCGGCGCTGATGAACCGTCTGGGGGCCCGTAGCCGCTTCCAGCTGGGTGCGCTGGCGGCCGAGCGGGGCTGGCTCGTCGGCTGA
- a CDS encoding response regulator transcription factor, with protein MLRIVLAEDSVLLREGLVGLMERFGHQVLAGVGTADELTAAVAEHDPDIVVTDVRMPPGFSDEGLRAALRLREKNPRLPILVLSQYVQRAYAEELLDSSDGTHVGYLLKERVGNVEEFVEALQRVAAGATVVDPEVVRQLLRHRRDPLAKLTAREQEVLALMAEGQSNASVAASLHVSEGTVSKHFGSILTKLDLSLSDATNRRVLAVLAYLRG; from the coding sequence ATGTTGCGCATCGTGTTGGCCGAGGACAGCGTGCTGCTGCGGGAGGGCCTCGTCGGGCTCATGGAGCGCTTCGGCCACCAGGTTCTCGCCGGTGTCGGTACGGCCGACGAGCTCACGGCAGCCGTCGCGGAGCACGACCCCGACATCGTCGTCACCGATGTACGGATGCCGCCCGGCTTCTCCGACGAGGGGCTGCGGGCCGCGCTGCGGCTGCGCGAGAAGAACCCCCGGCTGCCCATCCTGGTCCTCAGCCAGTACGTCCAGCGCGCCTACGCCGAGGAGCTGCTCGACTCCTCCGACGGCACCCACGTCGGCTACCTCCTCAAGGAACGCGTAGGCAACGTCGAGGAGTTCGTGGAAGCCCTCCAGCGGGTGGCCGCCGGCGCGACCGTCGTCGACCCCGAAGTGGTCCGCCAGCTCCTGCGCCACCGCCGCGACCCGCTGGCCAAACTGACTGCCCGTGAGCAGGAGGTCCTCGCGCTGATGGCCGAGGGCCAGTCCAACGCGTCCGTCGCCGCGTCCCTGCACGTCAGCGAGGGCACCGTCAGCAAGCACTTCGGTTCCATCCTCACCAAGCTGGACCTGAGCCTGTCCGACGCCACCAACCGCCGGGTACTGGCCGTCCTGGCCTACCTGCGCGGCTGA
- a CDS encoding sensor histidine kinase — protein sequence MHSPSLWQALHQRRYLHSGWPWRCALYFLTSVPLGAALLVCLLVLALAGSLLTVVLVGVPLLLTLVLVGLPVAHVERRRLRLIDPAVPLADAHQDPPRTGPAAWLRTRLQERATWRELGYALLFGCLLWPVEAAVIGTVLGVSGGLISTPLVMATAGGGEEARVIKLWLVHSYPAAFAVALAGLLLLPLLAYPLGLLAVGRAQLTRLLLDVSHHQDDVRVKELSRSRMRLVTAFEAERRRIERDLHDGAQQRLVSLSMRLGLARLDAREEPLAGLLAQAHDEAQAALVELRELIQGIHPRVLTDRGLAAAIEDIADRSPVPVDLDLDLPHRFLEAVESAVYFAVCEALANVAKHSRATRATVEARVDQGQLVVRVRDNGVGGADEAEGTGLEGVADRISVLGGHLLVSSPSGGPTLFRLLVPCTPAPDRRLDAPPAR from the coding sequence ATGCACTCACCCAGCCTCTGGCAGGCCCTGCACCAGCGCCGGTACCTCCACAGCGGCTGGCCGTGGCGCTGCGCCCTGTACTTCCTGACCAGCGTGCCGCTGGGCGCCGCTCTGCTGGTCTGTCTGCTCGTCCTCGCGCTGGCCGGCAGCCTGCTGACCGTGGTCCTCGTCGGGGTGCCTCTCCTGCTGACACTGGTCCTCGTCGGGCTGCCGGTCGCGCATGTGGAGCGGCGCCGGCTGCGCCTGATCGATCCGGCCGTGCCGCTGGCCGACGCCCACCAGGACCCGCCGCGCACCGGGCCCGCCGCCTGGCTGCGCACCCGCCTCCAGGAGCGTGCCACCTGGCGGGAGTTGGGTTACGCCCTCCTGTTCGGCTGCCTCCTGTGGCCCGTGGAGGCAGCGGTCATCGGCACGGTCCTCGGCGTGAGCGGGGGGCTGATCTCCACCCCCCTGGTCATGGCCACAGCAGGCGGCGGCGAGGAGGCGCGCGTCATCAAGCTGTGGCTGGTCCACTCCTACCCGGCGGCGTTCGCCGTCGCCCTGGCCGGGCTGCTCCTGCTCCCCCTGCTGGCCTACCCGCTCGGCCTGCTCGCCGTGGGACGCGCACAGCTCACCCGCCTCCTGCTGGACGTGTCACACCATCAGGACGACGTGCGTGTCAAGGAGTTGAGCCGCTCACGGATGCGCCTGGTGACCGCCTTCGAGGCCGAGCGCCGCCGTATCGAACGCGACCTGCACGACGGCGCCCAGCAGCGGCTGGTCTCCCTGTCGATGCGGCTGGGCCTGGCACGCCTCGACGCCCGCGAGGAGCCCCTCGCCGGGCTCCTGGCCCAGGCCCACGACGAGGCCCAGGCCGCTCTGGTCGAGCTGCGGGAGCTGATCCAGGGCATCCACCCCCGCGTCCTCACCGACCGGGGCCTGGCCGCGGCCATCGAGGACATCGCCGACCGCTCCCCGGTCCCCGTCGACCTCGATCTCGACCTGCCCCACCGTTTCCTCGAAGCGGTCGAGTCCGCCGTCTACTTCGCGGTGTGCGAGGCGCTGGCGAACGTGGCCAAGCACAGCCGGGCCACCCGGGCCACCGTCGAGGCCCGCGTCGATCAGGGCCAACTCGTCGTCCGCGTACGGGACAACGGCGTGGGCGGCGCGGATGAGGCCGAAGGCACCGGGCTGGAGGGGGTCGCGGATCGCATCTCGGTCCTGGGCGGGCATTTGCTAGTGTCCTCACCGTCCGGCGGGCCCACGCTCTTCCGTCTCCTCGTGCCCTGCACCCCGGCTCCGGACCGCCGACTCGACGCCCCGCCGGCCCGATAG
- a CDS encoding DedA family protein, translating to MFSPEAMFAVVPVWLTLVIVFLLPAVEPAVPVVGMLFPSQTALVASGVLAHHGVLPVVGVFALAVAGALAGNVLGYGVGRRWGDRLEGALPGRLTGSRSYRLALATVGARHGRAVLLGRFNGGLRTLVPALCGSVQVPWRPYLGWSVLAALLWAPCCVGLGLLAGGSWEKWGGSGVLACASVVLLLTTSLPLLLTARGEHARAARAEEAGAQGPPGGPAEAGDVRVTAARRGSAPVPLPAGPGRSGPRGTAGARTTL from the coding sequence ATGTTCTCGCCGGAGGCCATGTTCGCGGTCGTGCCCGTCTGGCTGACGCTGGTGATCGTGTTCCTGCTGCCCGCGGTGGAGCCCGCGGTACCGGTGGTGGGCATGCTGTTCCCTTCGCAGACCGCCCTGGTGGCGAGCGGGGTGCTCGCGCACCACGGGGTGCTGCCGGTGGTGGGGGTGTTCGCGCTGGCGGTGGCCGGGGCGCTGGCGGGCAACGTGCTCGGGTACGGGGTGGGCCGGCGCTGGGGCGACCGGCTGGAGGGCGCACTCCCCGGGAGGCTCACCGGCTCGCGGTCCTACCGGCTTGCGCTGGCCACGGTGGGCGCCCGGCACGGTCGGGCCGTGCTGCTCGGCCGGTTCAACGGGGGCCTGCGCACCCTGGTCCCGGCGCTGTGCGGCTCCGTACAGGTGCCCTGGCGGCCGTACCTGGGGTGGTCGGTGCTGGCCGCGCTGTTGTGGGCGCCCTGCTGTGTGGGGCTCGGGCTGCTCGCCGGGGGATCCTGGGAGAAGTGGGGCGGTTCGGGTGTGCTGGCCTGCGCGTCGGTCGTGCTGCTGCTGACCACGTCGCTGCCGCTGCTGCTCACGGCCCGTGGCGAGCACGCCCGGGCCGCCCGTGCCGAAGAGGCGGGCGCCCAGGGCCCCCCGGGCGGGCCCGCCGAGGCCGGTGACGTCCGGGTCACAGCCGCTCGGCGAGGAAGCGCACCAGTGCCTCTTCCTGCGGGACCAGGTAGAAGTGGTCCCCGGGGAACAGCCGGTGCTCGTACGACGCTGTAG
- a CDS encoding thioesterase II family protein gives MTVISRGTAGNWFRRYPARSGAPRLRLVCLPHAGGTSTLYHRWAGLLPDAVEVLATQYPGRQERFGEPCASSMTELADAIADALEPELDAPVAFFGHSLGSAVAYEVARRLDDRHGVVAERVVVSGRGAPHTERPGGTLHLLDDELLVAAARRLGDVGSAVYDDPDLRPLLLPSLRGDFRLIESYRPLDVTPLRAPVTAVGGTADPGCTLPELLSWSALTTASYEHRLFPGDHFYLVPQEEALVRFLAERL, from the coding sequence ATGACGGTCATCAGCAGGGGAACAGCGGGGAATTGGTTCCGGAGGTACCCGGCGCGGAGCGGGGCACCCCGGCTGCGCCTGGTCTGCCTGCCGCACGCCGGCGGCACCTCGACGCTGTACCACCGCTGGGCGGGGCTGCTGCCCGACGCCGTGGAGGTGCTGGCCACCCAGTACCCCGGCCGCCAGGAACGGTTTGGCGAGCCGTGCGCCTCGTCCATGACGGAGCTGGCCGACGCGATCGCCGACGCCCTGGAGCCGGAACTCGACGCGCCGGTGGCCTTCTTCGGCCACAGCCTCGGTTCGGCCGTCGCCTACGAGGTGGCCCGCCGCCTCGACGACCGCCACGGCGTCGTCGCCGAACGGGTCGTCGTCTCGGGTCGGGGAGCCCCGCACACCGAACGGCCCGGCGGCACCCTGCACCTGCTGGACGACGAGCTCCTGGTGGCCGCGGCCCGCCGGCTCGGTGATGTGGGCTCCGCCGTCTACGACGACCCCGACCTGCGTCCGCTGCTGCTGCCCTCGCTGCGCGGCGACTTCCGGCTCATCGAGTCCTACCGGCCCCTCGACGTGACGCCGCTGCGCGCTCCGGTGACGGCCGTCGGCGGCACGGCCGACCCGGGCTGCACCCTCCCCGAGCTGCTGTCCTGGTCGGCGCTGACTACAGCGTCGTACGAGCACCGGCTGTTCCCCGGGGACCACTTCTACCTGGTCCCGCAGGAAGAGGCACTGGTGCGCTTCCTCGCCGAGCGGCTGTGA
- a CDS encoding ABC transporter ATP-binding protein has protein sequence MNQAAVRLRSVTRSYGKGASAVTALDNVSLDIPRGTFTAVMGPSGSGKSTFLQCTAGLDRPTGGQVLLGETDLSKLSEKKLTLLRRDRIGFVFQAFNLLPALTAEQNVALPLRLAGRRPKRNDVLDVLEKVGLRERAGHRPSEMSGGQQQRVALARALVTRPEVLFGDEPTGALDTTTSREVLTLLRQMVDQGQTVIMVTHDPVAASFADRVLFLTDGRVHDELFAPTAEQVAAHMTGLAALPC, from the coding sequence ATGAATCAAGCAGCCGTCCGACTCCGTTCGGTCACTCGCTCCTACGGCAAGGGCGCGAGCGCCGTGACTGCCCTGGACAATGTCTCCCTGGACATTCCCCGCGGCACGTTCACCGCCGTCATGGGGCCCTCGGGCTCCGGCAAGTCGACCTTCCTTCAGTGCACCGCGGGTCTGGACCGGCCGACCGGCGGCCAGGTGCTTCTCGGGGAGACCGACCTGAGCAAGCTGAGCGAGAAGAAGCTCACGCTGCTGCGGCGGGACCGCATCGGTTTCGTCTTCCAGGCGTTCAACCTGCTGCCCGCGCTCACCGCCGAGCAGAACGTGGCGCTGCCGCTGCGACTCGCCGGCCGCCGCCCCAAGCGGAACGATGTCCTGGACGTGCTGGAGAAGGTGGGCCTGCGCGAGCGGGCCGGGCACCGGCCCAGTGAGATGTCCGGCGGTCAGCAGCAGCGGGTGGCGCTTGCCCGCGCCCTGGTCACCCGCCCGGAGGTGCTCTTCGGTGACGAGCCGACCGGCGCCCTGGACACCACCACCAGCCGTGAAGTGCTCACGCTGCTGCGGCAGATGGTCGACCAGGGGCAGACCGTCATCATGGTGACGCACGACCCGGTGGCCGCCTCCTTCGCGGACCGGGTGCTGTTTCTCACCGACGGCCGGGTCCACGACGAGCTGTTCGCCCCGACGGCCGAGCAGGTCGCCGCGCACATGACCGGACTGGCGGCCCTCCCGTGCTGA
- a CDS encoding ABC transporter permease — translation MLKLALQGMRTRWVTFIGSFIALALGVGLIATTGLALAATFSAPDRGPERLVKAPVVVKTSGLVRADTPIGERTQTIPHPAPVPAAVTAKLAALGRTVEDRTFSVSGPGLGEDTVGHPWSVAALTPYTLTAGRAPSAPGEVVATGDALRPGTRVQAATARGSEQVTVVGTVASAGFENALFFTDAEAARISPDVDAVAVHAPAGRVEAAVGAGFDVLTGDERRRADPDPDRDEEALVSVNALLGTAAGVTGFVSVFVVASTFSFAVAQRRREFGLLRTAGATPAQVRRMVFTEAFVIGVLASAAGCWLGAAGAPRLAAWMADAGIAPSWFRIGEQTWPLHTAFWTGLFVALSGVVVSSWRAGRVGPTEALRESAIDSRAMPVSRWLIGGAVLATGLGLLSLALLDSPGDVLKRKTYITQPMLLIVGFALFAPVLVKPLTRLLTWLPARLPGATGMLARENASAGVRRTAAVAAPVIITVALAASLMGTTATISEAKADEAREQITAELVATAGGEGRALPEEFVRRAGAVPGVTVSAIRSTGVTVLEEGVALVKSEAKAVDPAAHAAVSHLPVVAGRLADLDDDSIVVNEEWLTTKVGDRVSVWLGDGRKADLRIAAVLSTGTGSNGVYLTERNAAGAPVDRVDLALPQDGADTAAAALGAAAKATGVQLLTGDRWVEVHYPRSSENTRLGLWMILGIALIYTGIALANTLMMATSDRVRDLASLRLTGATKGQVLRLVGVEALVVVAVGAVLGAVIAGVNLLAVWSALGLLDVWSDVVVPWGTVAAVIGASALLATVASVLPASFALRVRPVELAGMRE, via the coding sequence GTGCTGAAGCTCGCTCTGCAGGGAATGCGGACCCGCTGGGTCACGTTCATCGGCTCGTTCATCGCCCTCGCCCTCGGCGTCGGCCTCATCGCCACCACGGGGCTCGCCCTCGCGGCGACCTTCAGCGCTCCGGACCGCGGGCCCGAGCGGCTCGTGAAGGCGCCGGTCGTCGTGAAGACCTCCGGCCTCGTCCGGGCGGACACCCCCATCGGGGAACGTACGCAGACGATCCCCCACCCCGCGCCCGTCCCGGCCGCCGTCACCGCGAAGCTCGCGGCGCTCGGCAGGACCGTCGAGGACCGCACCTTCTCCGTGTCGGGCCCCGGACTCGGCGAGGACACCGTCGGCCACCCGTGGTCGGTCGCCGCGCTCACCCCCTACACGCTGACCGCCGGACGCGCCCCCTCAGCGCCCGGCGAGGTCGTCGCCACCGGGGACGCGCTGCGGCCCGGCACCCGGGTGCAGGCCGCCACCGCCCGCGGGTCCGAGCAGGTCACCGTCGTCGGGACGGTCGCGTCGGCCGGTTTCGAGAACGCGCTGTTCTTCACCGACGCCGAGGCCGCGCGGATCTCTCCCGACGTGGACGCCGTCGCCGTGCACGCCCCGGCCGGCCGGGTCGAGGCGGCCGTGGGCGCCGGGTTCGACGTACTGACCGGCGACGAACGCCGGCGCGCCGACCCGGACCCCGACCGGGACGAGGAGGCACTGGTCTCGGTGAACGCGCTCCTCGGCACGGCCGCGGGCGTCACCGGCTTCGTGTCGGTGTTCGTCGTCGCCTCGACGTTCTCCTTCGCCGTCGCCCAGCGACGCCGGGAGTTCGGACTGCTGCGCACCGCCGGTGCCACCCCCGCCCAGGTGCGGCGGATGGTGTTCACCGAGGCGTTCGTCATCGGCGTGCTCGCCTCGGCGGCCGGCTGCTGGCTCGGCGCGGCGGGCGCGCCACGGCTCGCCGCCTGGATGGCGGACGCCGGGATCGCACCCTCCTGGTTCCGGATCGGCGAGCAGACGTGGCCGCTGCACACCGCGTTCTGGACGGGCCTGTTCGTCGCCCTGAGCGGGGTGGTCGTCTCCTCGTGGCGGGCCGGCCGGGTCGGTCCGACGGAGGCTCTGCGCGAGTCCGCGATCGACTCCCGCGCGATGCCGGTGAGCCGCTGGCTGATCGGTGGCGCGGTCCTCGCCACCGGCCTCGGGCTGCTCTCCCTGGCCCTGCTGGACAGCCCGGGCGACGTCCTGAAGCGCAAGACCTACATCACCCAGCCGATGCTGCTGATCGTCGGGTTCGCCCTGTTCGCGCCGGTCCTGGTCAAGCCGCTGACCCGGTTGCTGACCTGGTTGCCGGCCCGGCTGCCCGGCGCGACCGGCATGCTGGCCCGGGAGAACGCGTCCGCCGGGGTCCGCAGGACCGCAGCCGTCGCCGCCCCGGTCATCATCACGGTGGCCCTCGCCGCCTCCCTGATGGGCACCACCGCCACGATCAGCGAGGCCAAGGCCGACGAGGCGCGGGAGCAGATCACCGCGGAACTGGTCGCCACGGCGGGCGGGGAGGGCCGCGCGCTGCCCGAGGAGTTCGTCCGGCGCGCCGGGGCCGTCCCCGGCGTGACCGTCAGCGCGATCCGGTCCACCGGGGTGACCGTCCTGGAGGAGGGGGTCGCCCTCGTCAAGTCCGAGGCCAAGGCGGTCGATCCGGCGGCGCACGCGGCCGTCTCCCACCTGCCGGTCGTCGCGGGCCGCCTCGCCGACCTCGACGACGACAGCATCGTCGTCAACGAGGAGTGGCTGACCACGAAGGTGGGCGACAGGGTCTCCGTCTGGCTGGGCGACGGCCGCAAGGCGGACCTGCGCATCGCGGCGGTGCTCTCCACCGGCACCGGCAGCAACGGCGTCTACCTCACCGAGCGCAACGCCGCCGGTGCCCCCGTCGACCGGGTCGACCTCGCGCTGCCCCAGGACGGCGCGGACACCGCGGCCGCCGCACTCGGCGCCGCCGCGAAGGCGACCGGCGTCCAGCTCCTGACGGGCGACCGGTGGGTCGAGGTCCACTACCCGCGTTCCAGCGAGAACACCCGGCTCGGCCTGTGGATGATCCTCGGCATCGCCCTGATCTACACGGGCATCGCGCTCGCCAACACCCTGATGATGGCGACCTCGGACCGGGTCCGCGACCTCGCCTCGCTGCGTCTGACGGGCGCCACGAAGGGGCAGGTGCTGCGGCTCGTCGGGGTCGAGGCCCTGGTGGTGGTCGCGGTCGGCGCGGTGCTCGGGGCGGTGATCGCCGGGGTGAACCTGCTCGCTGTGTGGAGCGCCCTCGGCCTGCTCGACGTGTGGTCCGACGTCGTGGTGCCCTGGGGCACGGTCGCCGCGGTGATCGGCGCGAGCGCCCTGCTCGCGACGGTGGCTTCCGTGCTGCCCGCGTCGTTCGCGCTGCGCGTCCGGCCGGTCGAACTGGCGGGCATGCGCGAGTGA
- a CDS encoding ribose ABC transporter ATP-binding protein, with amino-acid sequence MTSDRATLPGGPPRRGPWARAGASGPRRIAMALTAPVPESGPAVVVELDAYEGEVTALVRELLGGRGRHLAVESDPVRAARLSLRFPDIEVVTADAASLPGVLAGRGIAAADVVIAGRSWAGLPHAKRRASLAAVREVLSPAGAFTAPGPLHARFRAEERRFRRMLGVSFEEVVAGRTSWDSLPPAFVLHCRRPRALAPLNSSP; translated from the coding sequence GTGACGAGCGACCGAGCCACCCTGCCCGGTGGGCCCCCGCGCCGGGGGCCCTGGGCCCGCGCCGGGGCGTCCGGCCCCCGTCGGATCGCCATGGCCCTGACCGCGCCGGTGCCCGAGTCGGGACCCGCCGTGGTGGTGGAACTGGACGCGTACGAAGGCGAGGTGACCGCCCTGGTCCGGGAGCTGCTGGGCGGCCGGGGGCGGCACCTGGCCGTGGAGTCCGACCCGGTGCGGGCGGCCCGCCTGAGCCTGCGCTTCCCGGACATCGAGGTGGTCACCGCCGACGCCGCGTCCCTCCCCGGTGTGCTCGCCGGGCGGGGGATCGCGGCGGCTGATGTGGTGATCGCCGGCCGGTCCTGGGCGGGCCTGCCGCACGCGAAGCGGCGGGCCTCCCTCGCCGCGGTCCGCGAGGTGCTGAGCCCCGCGGGAGCGTTCACCGCGCCCGGCCCGCTGCACGCCCGGTTCCGGGCGGAGGAGCGGCGCTTCCGGCGGATGCTCGGGGTGTCCTTCGAGGAGGTGGTGGCCGGCCGCACGTCGTGGGACTCCCTGCCGCCGGCCTTCGTCCTGCACTGCCGGCGCCCGCGCGCGCTGGCCCCGCTGAACTCCTCCCCGTAG